Proteins found in one Staphylococcus durrellii genomic segment:
- a CDS encoding ATP-dependent helicase has translation MSLVKFSKQLYIEESKNLKNNEEQQKVYDSTGNCVVLAGPGSGKSKILTLKLARILTEDVEEPQGVACLTYNKECARELKQKLYNLGINESSAIFVDTVHSFCLNHVIKPYKHLVSTDLPQKIKIATSREVGETMRQTFNLTIGKNERYTSGWSTDFNIYRRTFIDRKSPDWETNDPDLARWILNYEKSLRHQGLIDFDDMILNGLWMIEENQWVRELIQAKFPVIAVDEYQDLGAVLDRIIRVLCIENDIRLLAVGDPDQSIYGFTGAQPELLYNLAYQSGILQIRLKQNYRSKGNIVKASIASLLEERDFISSRKGEGSIRFYHIEDSIDAQCSYICKNIIPEILASDTSSTLGDIAVLYIDKNDGNHIAEQVSKEGLQYIRMDGNAPYKKNQLTLWIESCAMWCSGGWLKGDPQFSEIEHTFSSFFSNSNISEVELESNKLSLFKFLFQNRDIELKLSNWLHEFNVSIVSKFLDCFTEEPSILEEYNKLIESAKNGQLKDFQVSSLSRQIGSKNHLNLYTLHSSKGMEFKYVIMFGLEHGRIPWLNARDDKLSESRRLFYVGLTRAKDEIHLLYSGWYCDYYGKYRNHGPSKFVIELKEFVDDNL, from the coding sequence ATGTCATTAGTAAAATTTAGCAAGCAACTTTATATAGAAGAATCTAAAAATCTTAAAAATAATGAAGAGCAGCAGAAAGTTTATGATTCTACGGGGAATTGTGTTGTACTCGCTGGTCCAGGTAGTGGAAAGTCTAAAATCCTCACATTAAAATTAGCAAGAATATTAACCGAAGATGTGGAAGAACCTCAAGGAGTGGCTTGCTTAACTTATAATAAAGAATGTGCGAGAGAATTAAAGCAGAAATTATATAATTTAGGAATCAATGAATCATCTGCAATTTTTGTTGATACTGTACATTCGTTTTGTTTAAATCATGTAATTAAGCCATACAAACATTTAGTAAGCACCGATTTACCTCAAAAAATTAAGATTGCTACTTCTAGAGAAGTAGGAGAAACAATGCGTCAAACATTTAACTTAACTATTGGAAAAAATGAGCGATATACTTCAGGATGGTCAACAGATTTTAATATTTATAGAAGAACCTTTATAGATAGAAAATCACCTGATTGGGAAACTAATGACCCTGACCTAGCAAGATGGATCCTTAATTATGAAAAATCATTAAGACATCAAGGATTAATTGATTTTGATGATATGATTTTGAACGGATTATGGATGATTGAAGAAAACCAATGGGTTAGGGAATTAATTCAAGCTAAGTTTCCTGTTATAGCAGTTGATGAATACCAAGACCTAGGTGCAGTATTGGACAGAATAATAAGAGTTCTCTGTATAGAAAATGACATTCGTCTTTTAGCAGTCGGGGATCCTGATCAATCAATCTATGGATTTACAGGGGCTCAGCCCGAGCTGTTGTATAACCTTGCTTATCAATCAGGTATATTACAAATCAGATTAAAACAGAATTATAGATCTAAGGGAAATATTGTTAAGGCATCAATCGCTTCACTATTAGAAGAAAGAGATTTTATTTCTAGCAGGAAGGGAGAAGGAAGTATTAGGTTTTATCATATTGAAGATAGTATAGATGCGCAATGTTCTTATATTTGTAAAAACATAATACCTGAAATTCTAGCTTCAGATACTTCTAGTACGCTTGGCGATATCGCAGTATTATATATTGATAAAAATGACGGAAATCATATTGCTGAGCAAGTATCAAAAGAAGGGCTACAATATATTAGAATGGATGGAAATGCTCCTTACAAAAAAAATCAGCTAACTTTGTGGATAGAAAGTTGTGCAATGTGGTGTTCTGGAGGGTGGCTTAAAGGGGATCCTCAATTCTCTGAAATTGAACATACTTTTAGTTCATTTTTTTCAAATTCAAATATTTCAGAAGTGGAACTTGAGAGTAATAAATTAAGTCTATTTAAATTTTTATTTCAAAATAGAGATATTGAACTTAAACTAAGTAATTGGCTTCATGAGTTTAATGTTAGTATTGTCTCCAAATTCTTAGATTGTTTTACTGAAGAGCCAAGTATATTAGAGGAATATAATAAATTAATTGAATCGGCAAAAAATGGACAGTTAAAAGACTTTCAAGTATCTTCTTTATCTAGACAAATAGGGTCTAAAAACCATTTGAATTTATATACATTACATAGCTCTAAGGGAATGGAATTTAAGTATGTTATTATGTTTGGTTTGGAGCATGGAAGGATACCTTGGTTGAATGCTCGTGATGATAAGTTGAGTGAGTCGAGAAGATTATTTTACGTAGGTCTCACTAGAGCAAAAGATGAAATTCATTTATTATATTCAGGATGGTATTGTGATTATTATGGAAAATACCGAAATCATGGGCCATCTAAATTTGTCATAGAATTAAAAGAGTTTGTAGATGATAACTTGTAA
- a CDS encoding ATP-dependent nuclease — MYINKVKICNFRNFKETEVHLGKQMIIVGENKIGKSNFIHALRLVLDPTLPESNRILQASDFWDGIARPLGNEEIKITIELTDFEQDNKLKSILSDFLVNSSPLTAGLTYRFFPEEEDGKIIYKFKVYGTETENVFGYEQRKWLPLEALSGLRDTESDLSSWRRSPLRPLIERAIETSDKQELENVAEDITHSTDSLKELDEIELLTERINSQLRNIVGNRHSIETSLGFSPTDASKLYRAIKMFIDDGNRGINEASLGSSNLLYLVLKLLSLEQYVNENERAHTFLAIEEPEAHLHPHLQRLLYKHLLNHDKLIVEGSKEEHQIHSVSNILTTHSPHIASVAPLKSIVLLKGTHEEDNSTKIVSTAKITLNDKDIKDLERYINVTRGEVLFSKGVVLVEGDAEEFLLPSLAELYGIDLDKQGITVCSISGTNFLPYIKLLGKEGLDIPFAILTDYDPQLNQPLIHNRLIKLLNFIDDEHEYSAESTENLISYGNDFGVYTNRHTLEIDLFDTMSNEITKTLIELTTNSKAITRACDWETTGIIKGDEKTYLSDIETIGKGRFAQRLATNLTNESVVPEYVKGALDYVISKI; from the coding sequence ATGTATATCAATAAAGTAAAAATATGTAATTTTAGAAACTTCAAAGAAACAGAAGTTCATTTAGGAAAACAAATGATTATTGTTGGAGAGAATAAAATTGGTAAATCTAATTTCATACATGCACTAAGGCTAGTCTTAGATCCGACGTTGCCTGAGTCAAATCGTATATTACAAGCCTCAGATTTTTGGGATGGTATAGCTCGACCATTAGGTAATGAAGAAATAAAAATTACCATTGAACTTACTGACTTTGAACAAGATAATAAACTGAAATCTATTCTTTCCGATTTTTTAGTAAATTCTTCACCGTTGACTGCAGGATTAACGTATAGATTTTTTCCTGAAGAAGAAGATGGAAAGATAATATACAAGTTCAAAGTTTACGGAACAGAAACAGAAAATGTTTTTGGTTATGAGCAAAGAAAATGGTTGCCTCTCGAGGCGTTATCCGGTCTAAGAGACACTGAAAGTGATCTATCAAGTTGGAGAAGATCTCCTTTAAGGCCATTAATTGAAAGAGCAATTGAAACTTCAGATAAGCAAGAATTAGAAAATGTTGCTGAGGATATTACTCACTCAACAGATTCTTTGAAAGAATTAGATGAAATTGAATTATTGACTGAAAGAATCAATAGTCAATTAAGAAATATTGTAGGTAATAGACATTCAATAGAAACGAGCCTAGGCTTTTCTCCTACTGATGCCTCAAAACTTTATCGTGCAATAAAGATGTTTATTGATGATGGAAATAGAGGAATCAATGAGGCCAGCTTAGGATCTTCCAACTTACTTTATTTAGTACTGAAGCTTCTTTCTTTAGAACAATATGTAAATGAAAATGAACGTGCTCATACTTTTCTAGCTATTGAAGAACCAGAGGCACATCTGCATCCTCATTTACAAAGATTGCTTTACAAACATCTGTTAAATCACGATAAGTTGATAGTTGAAGGTTCTAAAGAGGAACATCAAATCCATAGTGTTTCTAATATCTTAACAACTCACTCACCTCATATTGCAAGTGTTGCTCCATTAAAATCTATCGTTTTATTAAAAGGAACGCATGAAGAAGACAATTCAACAAAAATAGTTTCCACTGCAAAAATCACTCTAAATGATAAAGATATAAAAGATTTAGAACGCTATATTAATGTTACAAGAGGCGAAGTTCTTTTTTCTAAAGGAGTAGTATTAGTTGAAGGTGATGCAGAAGAATTTTTATTACCATCACTGGCAGAATTGTATGGTATTGATCTTGATAAGCAGGGGATTACTGTGTGCTCTATATCAGGGACTAACTTTCTTCCATATATCAAACTTTTAGGAAAAGAAGGATTAGATATTCCTTTTGCAATACTTACCGACTATGATCCGCAATTAAACCAACCTCTAATTCATAATCGCTTAATAAAGTTATTGAACTTTATAGATGATGAACATGAATATAGTGCCGAAAGCACTGAAAATTTAATTTCCTATGGAAATGATTTTGGTGTATACACAAATAGACATACTTTAGAGATTGATTTGTTTGATACAATGTCTAATGAAATCACAAAAACGTTGATTGAATTGACAACAAATAGTAAGGCAATCACTAGAGCATGTGATTGGGAGACAACAGGTATTATTAAAGGAGATGAAAAAACTTATCTTTCTGACATAGAAACCATTGGCAAGGGGAGATTTGCTCAGAGATTAGCGACTAACCTAACAAATGAATCAGTTGTCCCTGAATATGTGAAGGGAGCCTTAGATTATGTCATTAGTAAAATTTAG
- a CDS encoding transglycosylase family protein has translation MKKTILTSTLALGLGVTGFATGHSADAAENNVDQANLAQQAQNNPEQLNDSPVQDGSYNYDFAQNGTNYQFESDGENFNWSYNGYNDDSADESSNDSSTQQQTSSDEQPTQQAEQSTSSNEETTQTSSDESASSSSSDVNGHLQQIAQRESGGDTQAVNPSSGAAGKYQFLQSTWDSVAPSEYQGQSPTEAPEDVQDQAAQKLYDEVGADQWVTA, from the coding sequence ATGAAAAAAACAATTCTTACTTCAACATTAGCGTTAGGCCTTGGCGTAACAGGATTTGCTACAGGTCACTCAGCTGATGCAGCAGAAAACAATGTAGATCAAGCCAACTTAGCGCAACAAGCTCAAAATAACCCAGAACAATTAAACGATTCCCCTGTTCAAGATGGATCATATAATTATGACTTCGCTCAAAATGGCACAAATTACCAATTTGAATCTGACGGTGAAAACTTTAATTGGAGTTACAATGGTTATAATGACGACAGTGCAGATGAAAGTTCAAACGATAGTTCAACACAACAACAAACATCATCTGATGAACAACCAACACAACAAGCTGAACAATCAACATCATCTAATGAAGAAACAACACAAACATCATCTGATGAAAGTGCGAGTAGTTCATCAAGTGATGTGAATGGTCACTTACAACAAATTGCACAACGCGAATCAGGTGGCGATACTCAAGCTGTTAATCCATCATCTGGCGCAGCAGGTAAATACCAATTCTTACAAAGTACATGGGATTCTGTAGCGCCATCAGAATATCAAGGTCAATCACCTACAGAAGCACCTGAAGATGTTCAAGATCAAGCTGCACAGAAATTATATGATGAAGTTGGCGCTGACCAATGGGTAACTGCATAA
- a CDS encoding Nramp family divalent metal transporter produces MFNEEIFKVKKSLEEINGKVSFDSEANGIKKLIMYLGPGLLVAVGYMDPGNWITSMAGGAQFGYTLLFIILLSSLSAMLLQSMCARLGIASGMDLAQVTKHISNKPLSIAAWIVTELAIMATDIAEVIGSAIALNLLFDIPLVVGVTITVLDVLLLLVIIKFGFRKIEAIVGILIFTVLFIFIFEVYFASPEWNAVLGGFIPSTEIATNNGVLYIALGIIGATIMPHNLYLHSSIVQSRNYIRKSKAKKKEAIKYAIIDSHIQLSIAFIINCLILILGAALFFGNGEDLGRFYDLYNALRESDFAGAIGGAVMSTLFAIALLASGQNSTITGTLSGQIVMEGFLNIRIPQWARRLVTRLIAVIPVFICLGLYGSSTSKIEDLLIFTQVFLSIALPFSIIPLTLATNNPKIMGKEFTNKTWINIIAWILTIILSILNIYLIIETFNEFL; encoded by the coding sequence ATGTTCAATGAGGAGATTTTTAAAGTGAAGAAAAGTTTAGAAGAAATAAATGGAAAAGTTTCTTTTGATAGCGAAGCAAATGGTATCAAGAAACTAATAATGTATCTAGGTCCTGGACTTCTTGTTGCTGTAGGCTATATGGATCCAGGTAATTGGATTACTTCAATGGCAGGAGGAGCACAATTTGGATATACATTATTATTTATAATACTATTATCGAGCTTATCAGCCATGTTACTTCAAAGTATGTGCGCTCGTTTAGGTATTGCGAGTGGTATGGACTTAGCTCAAGTAACTAAACACATAAGTAATAAGCCATTATCGATAGCAGCCTGGATTGTTACAGAATTAGCAATTATGGCTACGGATATTGCAGAGGTCATTGGTAGTGCGATAGCACTGAATCTACTTTTTGATATACCTTTAGTAGTGGGAGTAACTATTACTGTATTAGATGTTTTACTTTTACTAGTAATTATTAAATTTGGCTTTAGAAAGATTGAAGCTATCGTAGGTATATTAATTTTTACAGTTCTTTTTATCTTTATATTTGAAGTTTACTTTGCTTCTCCAGAATGGAATGCGGTTTTAGGTGGCTTTATTCCAAGTACAGAAATAGCTACCAACAATGGTGTGTTATATATTGCTTTGGGTATCATTGGTGCTACAATCATGCCTCATAATTTGTATTTACATTCTTCAATTGTTCAATCACGTAACTATATACGTAAAAGTAAAGCCAAGAAAAAAGAGGCTATTAAATATGCTATTATTGATTCACATATACAACTTTCAATTGCGTTTATTATTAATTGTTTGATTTTAATATTAGGTGCAGCTCTATTCTTTGGTAATGGTGAAGACTTAGGACGATTTTATGATTTATATAATGCTTTACGAGAATCGGATTTTGCAGGAGCTATAGGTGGTGCTGTTATGAGTACATTATTTGCCATAGCTTTGTTAGCTTCAGGGCAAAATTCAACAATTACTGGCACTTTATCAGGACAAATTGTTATGGAAGGGTTTTTAAATATAAGAATTCCTCAATGGGCAAGAAGATTAGTTACTAGATTAATCGCTGTGATTCCTGTATTCATATGTTTAGGGTTATATGGTTCAAGTACTTCTAAAATTGAAGATCTATTAATTTTCACACAAGTGTTTTTAAGTATTGCATTACCCTTTAGTATTATTCCTTTAACGTTAGCAACCAATAACCCTAAAATAATGGGAAAAGAGTTTACAAATAAAACATGGATTAATATTATTGCTTGGATTTTAACAATCATATTAAGTATATTGAATATATATCTAATTATAGAAACATTTAATGAATTTTTATAA
- a CDS encoding antibiotic biosynthesis monooxygenase family protein yields MLQNSKYRIYLAKNNEKVIIDKFNTGNQYTILEQIKDLPKSSYTVLNHLYVNPGFEEEFERVFLNRNKNLKKTKGFRCLLLLKPHNLNEHYVIATFWENQAAYKQWQDSREYKVSHKKRGTKKGIDQDIVNKELSFNISLELI; encoded by the coding sequence ATGTTGCAAAATAGCAAGTATCGTATTTATTTAGCCAAAAATAATGAAAAAGTAATTATAGATAAGTTTAATACAGGTAATCAATATACAATATTAGAACAAATTAAAGATTTACCTAAAAGTAGCTATACAGTTTTGAATCATTTATATGTAAATCCTGGTTTTGAAGAAGAATTTGAGCGCGTTTTCTTAAATAGAAATAAAAATCTGAAAAAGACCAAAGGATTTCGATGCTTATTACTTTTAAAACCTCATAATTTAAATGAACATTATGTTATTGCTACTTTTTGGGAAAATCAAGCTGCTTACAAACAATGGCAAGATTCTCGAGAATATAAAGTATCTCATAAGAAAAGAGGGACCAAAAAAGGAATTGATCAAGATATTGTTAATAAAGAACTATCTTTTAATATTAGTTTAGAATTAATATAA
- a CDS encoding glutathione peroxidase, producing MTESIYDIQVTNKDGSHYYLNDYKGKVIMVVNTATKCGLSGQFEELEEIYQKYKEQGLTILGFPCNQFAKQEPGTDDQIAEICKVNFGVTFPIHAKIDVNGKNESPLFTLLKNQASNLYGKKIKWNFTKFIIDKDGNVVKRLAPKDSPKKAETLIQNLL from the coding sequence ATGACTGAAAGTATATATGATATTCAAGTTACAAATAAAGACGGTAGTCATTATTATTTAAATGACTACAAAGGTAAAGTTATTATGGTAGTTAATACTGCGACAAAATGTGGCTTAAGTGGTCAATTTGAAGAATTAGAAGAGATATACCAAAAATATAAAGAACAAGGGCTAACTATACTTGGATTTCCTTGTAATCAATTTGCTAAACAAGAACCTGGTACTGATGACCAAATAGCTGAAATATGTAAAGTCAACTTTGGTGTAACTTTTCCAATACATGCTAAGATAGATGTTAACGGCAAAAATGAAAGTCCATTATTTACATTATTAAAAAATCAAGCATCTAATTTATATGGAAAGAAAATCAAATGGAATTTCACAAAATTTATTATTGATAAAGATGGTAATGTAGTAAAAAGACTTGCTCCCAAAGACAGTCCTAAAAAAGCAGAAACTTTAATTCAGAATTTATTATAA
- a CDS encoding dihydrolipoyl dehydrogenase family protein, with protein MNQYDVVFLGSGHAAWHSALTLNKAGKSVAIVEKDRIAGTCTNYGCNAKILLENPYEILEQAAHYPKIINTEALSVNWENLMSYKHKVIDPMANTLKGVFEQQGIDVIEGEGRLIDEHHLSVNNKQYYAKNIVIATGQHSNKLDIEGKSYAHDSRDFLSLDHMPDSITFIGIGIISIEFASITIKSGVETHMIHVDDEPLKGFYSAHVSKLMDKLAAEGVQFHMNENTTAIKEYGDRYNVATESGLEITTDYVLDATGRRPNVNGIGLEEAGINFTTRGVQVDEYLRTNVPNIYASGDVLDKIIPKLTPTATFESNYIAAHILGMNKNPINYPAIPSVLYTLPRLSNIGVSVDEANTSEDYKVIDIPFGKQMVFEYKNETEAEMTIVLNNDKQLVGASIYADDAPDLVNLLTFVVNQKLTSKDLNQMIFAFPGSSSGVIDQLKLAML; from the coding sequence AGCGGGGAAATCGGTTGCTATTGTCGAAAAAGATCGCATAGCAGGTACTTGTACAAACTATGGCTGCAATGCCAAAATTTTATTGGAAAACCCTTATGAAATACTAGAGCAAGCAGCACATTATCCTAAAATTATTAATACAGAGGCATTATCAGTAAATTGGGAAAATCTTATGTCGTATAAACATAAAGTCATTGACCCTATGGCGAATACATTAAAAGGGGTATTTGAGCAACAAGGCATAGACGTTATTGAAGGAGAAGGAAGGTTAATAGATGAACACCATTTATCGGTCAATAACAAGCAATATTATGCAAAAAATATAGTTATAGCAACTGGTCAACATAGCAATAAGTTAGACATTGAAGGTAAATCTTATGCACATGATAGTAGAGATTTCTTATCATTAGATCATATGCCTGATAGTATAACGTTTATTGGTATAGGCATTATCAGTATAGAATTTGCAAGTATAACTATTAAATCTGGCGTCGAAACACATATGATTCATGTTGACGATGAGCCACTCAAAGGTTTTTATTCAGCACATGTTTCTAAATTAATGGATAAATTGGCAGCAGAAGGTGTTCAATTCCATATGAATGAAAATACTACTGCTATTAAAGAGTATGGTGATCGTTATAATGTAGCAACAGAATCAGGATTAGAAATTACTACTGATTATGTTTTAGATGCTACTGGACGTAGACCCAATGTAAATGGTATTGGACTTGAAGAAGCTGGCATTAATTTCACTACTCGAGGCGTACAAGTAGATGAATATTTACGTACAAATGTTCCTAATATTTATGCTAGTGGTGACGTTTTAGATAAAATTATTCCTAAACTAACACCTACTGCAACATTTGAATCTAACTATATTGCTGCGCATATTTTGGGTATGAATAAAAATCCTATTAACTATCCTGCAATACCTTCAGTTTTATATACACTACCAAGATTGTCTAATATTGGAGTTTCTGTAGATGAAGCTAATACTAGTGAGGACTATAAAGTGATAGATATTCCTTTTGGTAAACAAATGGTGTTTGAATACAAAAATGAAACTGAAGCTGAAATGACAATTGTATTAAATAATGATAAACAATTAGTGGGCGCTTCTATATATGCTGATGATGCACCAGATTTAGTTAATCTTTTAACTTTTGTTGTAAATCAAAAATTAACATCCAAAGACTTAAATCAAATGATCTTTGCATTTCCTGGCTCATCTAGTGGTGTTATAGATCAATTGAAATTAGCAATGTTATAA